A DNA window from Sulfitobacter sp. BSw21498 contains the following coding sequences:
- the hpt gene encoding hypoxanthine phosphoribosyltransferase, producing the protein MTTRPYVIDEMISAKAIAARIETLCREIQTEFEGTEKLTVVGLLRGSFVFIADLVRELNLPIEVDFLEASSYGDGMESTREVRILKDLRGAIEGRDVLVVEDIVDTGHTLHHVRNLLLSREPARLKTIALLDKPSRREVDMKADWIGFEIPDEFVVGYGIDYAQRDRNQPFIGKVRFT; encoded by the coding sequence ATGACAACGCGACCATATGTCATCGACGAAATGATCTCGGCCAAGGCAATTGCCGCGCGGATCGAAACCCTGTGCCGTGAAATTCAGACCGAATTCGAAGGCACTGAAAAGCTGACAGTTGTCGGTTTGCTGCGCGGGTCCTTCGTATTCATCGCTGATCTTGTGCGTGAACTAAACCTGCCCATCGAAGTCGATTTCCTAGAAGCGTCCAGCTATGGCGATGGTATGGAAAGCACGCGGGAAGTCCGTATTCTCAAAGACTTACGCGGCGCAATTGAAGGTCGTGACGTATTGGTCGTCGAAGATATCGTGGACACTGGTCACACCTTGCATCACGTACGCAATCTGCTGCTGTCGCGTGAACCTGCGCGGCTGAAAACCATCGCATTGCTCGACAAACCCAGCCGCCGCGAGGTGGACATGAAGGCCGACTGGATCGGCTTTGAAATTCCCGATGAATTTGTCGTGGGGTATGGCATCGATTACGCACAGCGCGACCGCAACCAGCCGTTTATCGGCAAGGTCCGCTTCACATGA
- a CDS encoding bifunctional 2-C-methyl-D-erythritol 4-phosphate cytidylyltransferase/2-C-methyl-D-erythritol 2,4-cyclodiphosphate synthase, giving the protein MASTPKIAALIVAAGRGTRAGGAVPKQWQPLCGKRVIDHTLTAFQRHPKIERIIIVLSVGDMAQADRFTAQGCLVAEGGADRAASVRNGLALLGDADLVLIHDAARPCVTPHVIDGVIDALATHAAAAPGLPVTDALWVAEDGAVADTQDRTALYAAQTPQGFDAATIRAAHAAFKGVAADDVEVARAAGVAVAITLGSVDNLKITVPGDLSRAARILESSMDIRTGNGFDVHAFGPGDHVTLCGVEIPHDQGLVGHSDADVGMHTVTDAIYGALAMGDIGQHFPPSDPQWKGAQSHIFLRHAADLARSQGFTLTHVDCTLICEYPKVGPHAAEMRRVMADILSLEENRVSVKATTSERLGFTGRGEGIACMATATLVKL; this is encoded by the coding sequence ATGGCGTCGACACCGAAAATCGCAGCTCTCATCGTGGCTGCCGGACGGGGCACACGTGCGGGTGGCGCAGTGCCAAAGCAGTGGCAGCCGCTGTGTGGTAAACGTGTGATCGACCACACGCTGACCGCATTTCAGAGGCATCCCAAGATCGAGCGGATCATCATCGTTCTGAGCGTCGGTGACATGGCGCAGGCTGATAGGTTTACCGCGCAAGGCTGCCTTGTGGCCGAAGGTGGCGCAGATCGCGCAGCATCAGTCCGCAACGGGCTGGCGTTGCTGGGGGATGCCGATCTGGTGCTGATCCACGATGCCGCCCGCCCCTGTGTCACGCCGCATGTTATCGACGGCGTGATCGACGCGCTGGCCACGCATGCTGCCGCCGCGCCGGGTCTGCCTGTCACAGACGCGCTTTGGGTCGCCGAAGACGGTGCCGTTGCAGACACGCAGGACCGCACGGCGCTTTATGCCGCGCAAACCCCCCAAGGCTTCGACGCTGCCACAATCCGCGCCGCTCATGCCGCGTTCAAAGGTGTCGCCGCCGATGATGTCGAAGTCGCCCGCGCCGCGGGTGTTGCGGTTGCCATCACCCTTGGCAGCGTGGATAACCTGAAAATCACGGTGCCGGGTGATTTGTCCCGCGCCGCCCGTATATTGGAGTCTTCGATGGATATTCGCACCGGCAACGGGTTCGACGTACACGCCTTTGGTCCGGGGGATCATGTGACCCTTTGCGGCGTCGAAATTCCGCATGATCAAGGGCTTGTGGGACACTCGGACGCTGATGTTGGCATGCATACTGTCACCGATGCGATCTATGGTGCGCTGGCTATGGGGGACATCGGCCAGCACTTCCCCCCGTCTGACCCGCAATGGAAAGGCGCGCAAAGCCACATTTTTTTGCGTCATGCCGCCGATCTGGCGCGCAGCCAAGGATTCACCCTGACCCATGTCGATTGCACGCTGATCTGTGAATATCCTAAAGTGGGGCCTCATGCCGCAGAGATGCGCCGCGTGATGGCCGATATACTGTCGCTTGAAGAAAACCGCGTTTCGGTCAAGGCAACCACTTCCGAACGTTTGGGATTTACCGGCCGCGGCGAAGGCATCGCCTGCATGGCCACAGCAACATTGGTGAAACTATGA
- a CDS encoding type II toxin-antitoxin system RatA family toxin — protein sequence MPTHSETRELPYTAQQMYDLVADVASYPEFLPWTAAARIKSREDMGDHEVMDADLVISFKVFRERFTSRVVLWPEARKIDTEYLDGPFKYMKSNWGFEDIGDDKCKIHFFVDFEFKNAILQKIIGVVFNEAMQRVVRAFEKRAAVLYGAGA from the coding sequence ATGCCTACCCATTCAGAGACCCGCGAGCTGCCGTATACCGCCCAACAGATGTATGATCTGGTGGCCGATGTGGCGTCATACCCCGAATTTTTACCTTGGACCGCCGCCGCGCGGATTAAAAGCCGCGAGGACATGGGCGATCACGAGGTGATGGACGCCGATCTTGTCATCAGTTTCAAGGTGTTTCGTGAACGGTTCACCAGCCGCGTTGTCCTGTGGCCAGAAGCCAGAAAGATCGACACAGAATATCTGGACGGCCCGTTCAAGTATATGAAGTCGAACTGGGGGTTCGAGGACATCGGCGACGACAAATGCAAGATACATTTCTTTGTCGATTTCGAATTCAAGAATGCGATTTTGCAAAAGATCATCGGTGTCGTATTTAACGAGGCGATGCAGCGGGTGGTGCGCGCATTCGAGAAACGCGCCGCTGTGCTATATGGCGCGGGGGCATAG
- the dusB gene encoding tRNA dihydrouridine synthase DusB yields the protein MDLSDLPFKLDPPVLLAPMAGITDLPFRNLVASFGAGLVVSEMVASVDMINARPGALEKAELGLGVEGTAVQLAGREAAPMAEAARMVEGQGARVIDINMGCPAKKVTQGFSGSALMKTPDHALRLIEAVVNAVKVPVTLKTRLGWDDDMLNAPQIAARAEEAGITMITIHGRTRCQFYKGAADWAAIAGVKQAVSIPVIANGDIISTAAARQALAQSGADGVMIGRGAQGKPWLLAQVAHELFGAPAPVIPQGADFARMVADHYEAIIQFYGEVIGLRVARKHLGWYMDTSNTPADLRRAMLTASSPADVHRLIPSACLPDHQLEAA from the coding sequence TTGGATCTCTCGGATCTGCCTTTCAAACTCGACCCGCCGGTTCTGCTGGCCCCGATGGCGGGGATCACCGATTTACCGTTTCGCAATCTGGTGGCGTCCTTCGGCGCAGGGCTTGTGGTGTCTGAGATGGTCGCCAGCGTCGATATGATCAATGCCCGCCCCGGTGCGCTGGAAAAGGCTGAACTGGGTCTGGGCGTAGAAGGGACTGCCGTGCAACTGGCGGGCCGCGAAGCCGCGCCAATGGCCGAAGCCGCGCGCATGGTCGAAGGACAGGGTGCGCGGGTGATCGACATCAATATGGGCTGTCCGGCCAAAAAAGTGACGCAAGGCTTTTCCGGCTCTGCGCTGATGAAAACGCCCGACCACGCGCTGCGCCTGATCGAAGCGGTCGTGAATGCCGTCAAGGTGCCCGTCACGCTCAAGACGCGGTTGGGTTGGGACGACGATATGCTTAACGCGCCGCAGATTGCTGCGCGGGCCGAAGAAGCGGGGATCACCATGATCACCATCCACGGGCGCACACGTTGCCAGTTCTATAAGGGTGCCGCCGATTGGGCTGCCATTGCGGGCGTCAAGCAGGCGGTCAGTATTCCGGTTATCGCCAATGGTGACATTATCAGCACCGCTGCCGCGCGTCAGGCGCTGGCGCAATCGGGTGCCGACGGTGTCATGATCGGGCGTGGAGCCCAAGGCAAACCATGGCTGCTGGCACAGGTCGCCCATGAACTGTTCGGCGCACCCGCGCCGGTGATCCCGCAGGGGGCCGATTTCGCGCGCATGGTAGCCGACCACTACGAGGCGATTATCCAGTTCTACGGAGAGGTCATCGGCCTGCGCGTCGCGCGCAAGCATCTGGGTTGGTACATGGACACCAGCAACACGCCCGCCGATCTGCGCCGTGCCATGTTGACCGCATCCAGCCCCGCCGATGTACACCGTCTTATTCCGTCCGCCTGCTTGCCGGACCACCAGTTGGAGGCCGCCTGA
- a CDS encoding ammonium transporter, translating to MNAADTAWIMTATALVLFMTLPGLALFYGGLVRSRNVLSVFMHCYGVACLMSVLWFFAGYSIAFGPDTSGIWGGLGKIGLSGVTAESLSGTLPEILFFAFQMTFAIITPALIVGAYVERIGFGFVMLFSGLWMLLCYAPVVHWIWGGGFLADGGIFGEVGVRDFAGGIVVHETAGLAALILAVFLGPRLNHNTPPHNPGFVMIGAAMLWVGWFGFNGGSQLAADGGAAMAITVTHISAATASLTWALWERIKFGKASLVGIVTGTIAGLASITPASGFVGPWAALLIGAVAGILCQEAVVLIRNKVKIDDTLDVFAVHGVGGIFGTIMIAALGAGTWTAQLGSLAIVGVYTTMVTVVLVLVCKAITPLRVSKEVEVNGLDLSVHGERAYDLSS from the coding sequence ATGAACGCAGCTGATACGGCATGGATCATGACGGCCACGGCGTTGGTCCTGTTCATGACATTACCGGGCCTGGCCCTGTTCTATGGCGGGCTCGTGCGCAGCCGCAACGTGCTGAGCGTGTTTATGCATTGCTACGGCGTCGCTTGCTTGATGAGCGTGCTGTGGTTCTTTGCCGGCTACTCCATCGCGTTTGGACCGGACACATCGGGTATCTGGGGCGGTTTGGGCAAGATCGGCCTGTCGGGCGTCACCGCAGAAAGCCTGTCTGGCACCCTGCCCGAGATCCTGTTTTTTGCCTTCCAGATGACCTTTGCGATCATCACACCAGCGCTGATCGTCGGCGCTTATGTTGAACGCATCGGCTTTGGTTTTGTGATGCTGTTTTCGGGCCTGTGGATGCTGCTGTGCTATGCGCCGGTGGTGCACTGGATTTGGGGCGGTGGCTTTCTTGCGGATGGCGGTATCTTTGGCGAGGTCGGCGTGCGCGATTTTGCAGGTGGCATCGTCGTGCATGAGACAGCCGGTCTTGCCGCGTTGATCCTTGCCGTTTTCCTCGGCCCGCGTTTGAACCACAACACGCCGCCTCATAACCCTGGCTTTGTGATGATTGGTGCGGCGATGCTGTGGGTCGGCTGGTTCGGCTTTAATGGTGGCTCGCAACTGGCGGCAGACGGCGGGGCCGCGATGGCAATCACCGTGACCCACATCTCTGCCGCGACGGCGTCGCTGACATGGGCACTGTGGGAGCGGATCAAGTTCGGCAAAGCGTCTCTGGTGGGCATCGTCACAGGTACCATTGCGGGCCTTGCATCAATCACGCCGGCGTCCGGATTCGTCGGCCCGTGGGCAGCCCTGCTGATCGGCGCTGTCGCCGGTATCCTGTGTCAAGAAGCCGTCGTGCTTATCCGCAACAAGGTCAAAATCGACGACACGCTCGATGTCTTCGCTGTGCACGGGGTCGGTGGTATCTTTGGCACCATCATGATCGCTGCGCTTGGTGCGGGCACGTGGACCGCGCAGCTGGGGTCGCTGGCTATTGTTGGGGTCTATACCACGATGGTGACGGTCGTGCTGGTGCTGGTCTGCAAGGCGATCACGCCATTGCGTGTCAGCAAAGAGGTTGAGGTCAACGGGCTCGATCTGTCGGTCCACGGTGAACGCGCCTATGATCTAAGCAGCTAA
- a CDS encoding CinA family protein, translated as MPDLRALLDRARDRGVMIACAESCTGGMVAAALTELPGSSAIFDRGFVTYTNAAKIDLLGVSAATLDVHGAVSEQVALEMARGALARSGAQIAVSITGIAGPGGSEHKPEGRVCFGLASAAGITTHTQEFGALGRDSVRLAARNYALKLVFAAIA; from the coding sequence TTGCCTGATCTGCGCGCCCTTCTGGACCGCGCCCGCGACCGTGGCGTCATGATCGCTTGTGCTGAAAGCTGCACCGGCGGCATGGTCGCTGCCGCGCTGACCGAATTGCCCGGATCATCGGCGATCTTTGACCGGGGTTTTGTCACCTATACGAATGCCGCCAAAATCGACTTGCTGGGCGTCAGCGCCGCGACGCTGGACGTCCACGGTGCGGTATCGGAGCAAGTCGCGTTAGAGATGGCGCGCGGTGCGCTGGCACGATCAGGGGCTCAGATTGCCGTCTCTATCACCGGTATCGCAGGCCCCGGCGGGTCAGAGCATAAGCCCGAAGGTCGGGTGTGTTTCGGCCTCGCATCCGCGGCAGGCATCACCACCCACACTCAAGAGTTCGGTGCCTTGGGCCGCGATAGCGTTCGTCTTGCTGCCCGTAATTACGCCCTAAAGCTGGTTTTTGCAGCGATTGCATAA
- a CDS encoding phosphatidylglycerophosphatase A family protein has product MTLAKLIATVLGVGYIRPASGTWGSLVALPWAWLLHVIGGLPLLIAGVILTFAAGWWATAQMTAGSTDHDPSEIVIDEVAGQWVALLPLSYASWTMDMNILVMWPGWIAAFVLFRLFDIWKPLVIGWADRRGDALGVMLDDIFAGIFALLGVIALAVLYHVYLFA; this is encoded by the coding sequence ATGACTTTGGCAAAGCTGATCGCGACCGTTCTGGGGGTTGGCTATATCCGCCCCGCGTCAGGCACTTGGGGCTCGCTTGTGGCGCTGCCTTGGGCGTGGCTGCTGCATGTGATCGGCGGGCTGCCATTGCTGATTGCGGGCGTGATCCTCACATTTGCAGCAGGCTGGTGGGCCACTGCGCAGATGACCGCAGGCAGCACCGACCATGACCCGTCCGAGATTGTGATCGACGAGGTCGCCGGCCAGTGGGTCGCGCTGCTGCCACTGAGCTATGCAAGCTGGACCATGGACATGAATATCCTTGTGATGTGGCCAGGCTGGATTGCAGCGTTTGTGCTGTTCCGTCTGTTCGATATCTGGAAGCCGCTGGTCATCGGCTGGGCCGACCGGCGCGGCGATGCGCTTGGGGTCATGCTCGACGATATCTTTGCAGGCATCTTCGCGCTGCTTGGGGTGATTGCACTGGCGGTGCTGTATCACGTGTATCTCTTTGCCTGA